One genomic window of Acidovorax radicis includes the following:
- a CDS encoding formate dehydrogenase accessory sulfurtransferase FdhD, protein MTFLSPAADAVPALPRLTQAQAPLTHRVDVVNEQGEREQVQIPAERPLTIYVDKRELVTLMTLGAQPELLVLGYLRNQRLVDSVFDIESITVDWDVNAAAVRTRHGIARIEERTASKVVTTGCGQGSVFGGLMDDVDRIVLPEACLTQAQLYGIVNAIRLKETTYKSSGSVHGCALFRGEELLTFVEDVGRHNAIDTIAGWMWMNPEASRAASAVEHGSSPMSGTDKVFYTTGRLTSEMVIKSAQMGVPIVVSRSGMTQMGHAVAQQLGLCAIGRATNRRFMCYSGAHRLVLQPELAQPPVVPPARPSGEG, encoded by the coding sequence ATGACCTTTCTCTCGCCCGCCGCTGATGCTGTGCCCGCCTTGCCGCGCCTGACGCAGGCCCAGGCGCCTCTCACCCACCGTGTGGACGTCGTCAACGAACAGGGCGAGCGCGAGCAGGTGCAAATTCCCGCAGAGCGTCCGCTCACCATCTATGTGGACAAGCGCGAACTCGTCACGCTGATGACGTTGGGCGCGCAGCCCGAGTTGCTGGTGCTGGGCTACCTGCGCAACCAGCGGCTGGTGGATTCTGTGTTTGATATCGAGTCCATCACCGTTGATTGGGACGTCAACGCCGCCGCCGTACGCACCCGCCACGGCATTGCCCGCATTGAAGAGCGCACGGCCAGCAAAGTGGTGACCACAGGCTGCGGCCAGGGCAGCGTGTTTGGTGGCCTCATGGACGATGTGGACCGCATCGTCCTGCCCGAAGCGTGCCTGACGCAGGCACAGCTGTACGGCATCGTCAACGCCATCCGGCTCAAGGAGACCACGTACAAGTCTTCCGGGTCCGTGCACGGTTGTGCCTTGTTTCGGGGTGAGGAGCTGTTGACGTTTGTCGAGGACGTAGGCCGCCACAACGCCATTGACACCATTGCAGGTTGGATGTGGATGAACCCCGAAGCCAGTAGGGCCGCAAGCGCTGTGGAGCATGGTTCTTCACCCATGTCTGGCACAGACAAGGTGTTCTACACCACGGGCCGGCTCACCAGCGAAATGGTCATCAAATCGGCGCAGATGGGTGTGCCCATCGTGGTGTCGCGCAGCGGCATGACACAAATGGGCCATGCGGTCGCCCAGCAGCTGGGCCTGTGCGCCATCGGCCGCGCCACCAATCGCCGGTTCATGTGCTACAGCGGCGCGCACCGGCTGGTGCTGCAGCCCGAGTTGGCGCAGCCACCGGTCGTGCCACCGGCAAGGCCGTCTGGCGAAGGCTGA
- a CDS encoding formate dehydrogenase → MQNRQPNSSRRSFFSGAATVGAAAAAVVALPQVIPSDATVSEPARVAPENGGGYHLSAHVKQYYKTTQL, encoded by the coding sequence ATGCAGAACCGCCAGCCCAATTCTTCCCGCCGGAGTTTCTTTTCCGGCGCCGCCACTGTAGGGGCTGCCGCAGCCGCCGTTGTGGCTCTCCCCCAGGTGATTCCCTCCGATGCCACGGTGTCTGAGCCTGCGCGCGTGGCGCCAGAAAATGGCGGGGGCTACCACCTGTCTGCCCACGTGAAGCAGTACTACAAAACCACCCAACTCTGA
- a CDS encoding DMT family transporter codes for MSIRFATPALTAALLFGASTPLAKLLVGNVTPLLLAGLLYLGSGIGLGLLLALRQWRRKEGPRTSAALHIPRAELPWLLGAIVFGGVLGPALLMLGLTQTSGASASLLLNVEGVLTAVIAWGVFKENADRQIVLGMVAIVLGGILLSWEPGGATFSPGALLIVGACLCWAVDNNLTRKVSTNDAMLIAGLKGLLAGVSNTALALMGGAALPSMATLGASLVVGFFGYGLSLTLFVVALRTLGTARTGAYFSVAPLFGVAISLLLWPDLPGPLFWMAAALMAAGVWLHVRERHGHEHTHEPLEHSHRHAHDEHHQHTHAFDWDAKESHTHAHRHEALTHSHLHYPDIHHRHPHVHPD; via the coding sequence ATGTCGATTCGTTTTGCCACCCCCGCCCTCACTGCCGCCCTGCTGTTTGGCGCCAGTACACCACTGGCCAAGCTGTTGGTCGGCAATGTCACACCTTTGCTCCTGGCCGGGCTGCTCTACCTGGGCAGCGGCATCGGGCTGGGCCTGTTGCTTGCATTGCGCCAGTGGAGGCGCAAGGAAGGCCCGCGCACTTCCGCTGCCCTGCATATTCCCCGGGCCGAACTGCCCTGGCTGCTGGGGGCCATCGTCTTTGGTGGCGTGCTCGGCCCAGCGCTGCTGATGCTCGGGCTGACCCAGACCAGTGGCGCTTCGGCGTCGCTGCTGCTGAACGTGGAAGGCGTGTTGACTGCGGTCATCGCCTGGGGGGTATTCAAAGAGAATGCGGACCGGCAGATCGTGCTGGGCATGGTAGCCATCGTTCTTGGGGGCATCCTGCTGTCCTGGGAACCAGGTGGTGCGACCTTCTCGCCTGGCGCATTGCTCATTGTGGGGGCATGCCTGTGCTGGGCCGTGGACAACAACCTGACCCGCAAAGTCTCGACGAACGATGCCATGTTGATCGCCGGACTCAAGGGCTTGCTGGCCGGCGTCAGCAACACCGCCCTTGCGCTGATGGGTGGCGCGGCACTGCCGTCAATGGCGACGCTGGGCGCCAGCCTGGTGGTGGGATTCTTTGGATATGGGCTGAGCTTGACGCTTTTCGTCGTGGCCCTGCGGACGCTGGGCACGGCCAGGACAGGGGCCTATTTCTCGGTGGCGCCGTTGTTCGGGGTTGCCATTTCATTGCTGCTGTGGCCCGATCTCCCCGGCCCACTCTTCTGGATGGCTGCGGCTCTGATGGCCGCTGGTGTCTGGCTGCACGTTCGCGAGCGGCATGGGCACGAACACACCCATGAGCCGCTGGAACACAGTCACCGGCATGCGCATGACGAGCATCACCAGCACACGCATGCGTTTGACTGGGACGCCAAGGAGTCACACACGCATGCCCACCGGCACGAGGCGTTGACGCACTCGCATCTGCACTACCCGGACATTCATCACCGGCATCCGCATGTGCATCCCGATTGA
- a CDS encoding molecular chaperone: MSAQPASLTSSGGSSALDEETARAELYGLLSQLYYAAPSADLLSALRVAVTEAPADGAFLQEPWQVLVGAARELSDGVIAQEFDRLFGGVGKPEVFLYGSHYLSGFLNEKPLARLRTDLDRLGLARDEAMSETEDHIAYLCEVMRYLIAGDDVAVCNLTAQRDFFATHLQPWVLLLCDALAVQPQARFYAAVAQFTRAFVSVETQGFDMME, translated from the coding sequence GTGAGCGCCCAACCTGCTTCTTTGACATCCTCTGGCGGTAGCTCTGCGCTGGATGAGGAAACCGCTCGGGCTGAACTGTATGGGCTGCTGTCGCAGCTGTATTACGCCGCGCCCAGCGCCGATCTGTTGTCTGCCCTGCGTGTGGCCGTGACCGAGGCACCCGCCGATGGTGCCTTTTTGCAAGAGCCCTGGCAGGTGCTGGTGGGCGCGGCCCGTGAACTGAGCGACGGCGTGATTGCGCAAGAGTTCGACCGCCTCTTTGGCGGTGTGGGCAAGCCGGAGGTGTTTTTGTACGGCTCGCATTACCTGAGCGGTTTCCTCAACGAGAAGCCGCTTGCCCGCTTGCGCACCGACCTGGACAGGCTGGGGTTGGCACGCGACGAGGCCATGTCCGAGACCGAGGACCACATCGCCTACTTGTGCGAAGTGATGCGCTACCTGATCGCGGGTGATGACGTCGCTGTCTGTAACCTGACGGCGCAGCGCGACTTTTTTGCAACACATCTGCAGCCCTGGGTGTTGCTGCTGTGTGATGCCCTTGCGGTCCAGCCGCAGGCCCGGTTTTATGCTGCTGTGGCCCAGTTCACGCGGGCTTTTGTGTCGGTAGAAACCCAGGGCTTCGACATGATGGAATAG
- the fdh3B gene encoding formate dehydrogenase FDH3 subunit beta yields MARMKFICDAERCIECNGCVTACKNEHEVPWGVNRRRVVTLNDGVPGEKSISVACMHCSDAPCMAVCPVNCFYRTEEGVVLHDKDVCIGCGYCSYACPFGAPQFPSQGTFGVRGKMDKCTFCAGGPEANGSQAEFEKYGRNRLAEGKLPACAEMCSTKALLAGDGDVVADIFRNRVVQRGKGAEVWGWGTAYGSQQAGQPAGGKS; encoded by the coding sequence ATGGCACGAATGAAATTCATCTGTGACGCAGAGCGCTGCATCGAATGCAACGGCTGTGTGACCGCCTGCAAGAACGAGCACGAGGTGCCCTGGGGCGTGAACCGCCGCCGCGTGGTCACGCTCAACGACGGTGTGCCGGGCGAAAAGTCCATCTCGGTGGCGTGCATGCACTGCAGCGATGCGCCCTGCATGGCTGTCTGCCCCGTCAACTGCTTCTACCGCACCGAAGAGGGTGTGGTGCTGCATGACAAGGACGTCTGCATCGGCTGCGGCTACTGCAGCTATGCCTGCCCATTTGGTGCGCCACAGTTCCCTTCGCAAGGCACCTTCGGCGTGCGCGGCAAGATGGACAAATGCACCTTTTGCGCCGGCGGCCCCGAGGCCAACGGCAGCCAGGCAGAGTTTGAAAAATACGGTCGCAACCGGCTGGCCGAAGGCAAGCTGCCTGCCTGCGCCGAAATGTGCTCCACCAAGGCCCTGCTGGCTGGCGATGGTGACGTGGTGGCAGATATCTTCCGCAACCGCGTTGTGCAGCGCGGCAAGGGTGCCGAAGTGTGGGGCTGGGGCACGGCCTATGGTTCGCAACAGGCAGGCCAGCCTGCAGGAGGCAAGTCATGA
- a CDS encoding formate dehydrogenase subunit alpha — protein MLLTKKSSHAAQDASSSASPFVHSLRRGLSQALPTMDRRSFLRRSGLGVGVGIAASQLVLVKKSNAAEGAKVGLGDSKIEVRRTVCTHCSVGCAVDAVVENGVWVRQEPVFDSPINLGAHCAKGAALREHGHGEYRLRYPMKLVNGKYERISWDTALNEITAKMQELRKASGPDSVYFVGSSKHNNEQSYLLRKFVSFWGTNNCDHQARICHSTTVAGVANTWGYGAMTNSYNDMQNSKVALYIGSNAAEAHPVSMLHMLHAKETGCKMIVVDPRFTRTAAKADEYVRIRSGTDIPFLFGLLYHIFKNGWEDKKYINDRVYGMDKVRDEVLAKWTPDKVEEACGVKEDQMFKVAKMLHDNNPGTIVWCMGQTQHSIGNAMVRASCILQLALGNVGKSGGGTNIFRGHDNVQGATDVGPNPDSLPGYYGLAEGSWKHFANVWGVDFEWIKKQYASPAMMTKNGITVSRWIDGVLENNELIDQDSNLRGVFFWGHAPNSQTRGLEMKRAMDKLDLLVVVDPYPSATAAMAAMPGKAEDLNPNRAVYLLPAATQFETSGSCTASNRSLQWREKVIEPLWESRSDHMIMHQFAEKLGFATELSKNYKMQKVKGMDEPVPEDILREINRSVWTIGYTGQSPERLKAHMKNMHVFDVKTLKAKGGKDKETGYDFTGDYFGLPWPCYGTPEIKHPGSANLYDTSKHVMDGGGNFRANFGVEKDGVNLLAEDGSHSLGSEITTGYPEFDHVLLKKLGWWDDLSDAEKAKAEGKNWKTDPTGAIIRVTMKHGCHPFGNAKARAVVWNFPDAIPQHREPIYGTRPDLVAKYPTHDDKKAFWRLPTLYKSLQEKNVADKVYEKFPLILSSGRLVEYEGGGEETRSNPWLAELQQEAFVEINPKTAADRGIRNGERVWLSSPTGARINVQALVTPRVAPDTVWMPFHFSGHWQGADMLAYYPKGAAPVVRGEAVNTATTYGYDSVTMMQETKTTICNVERA, from the coding sequence ATGTTGCTTACCAAGAAGTCCTCCCACGCTGCGCAAGACGCATCGTCCTCAGCGTCTCCTTTTGTACACAGCTTGCGCCGTGGCTTGTCGCAGGCGCTGCCTACGATGGACCGCCGCTCGTTCCTGCGCCGCTCCGGCCTGGGGGTGGGTGTGGGTATTGCGGCATCGCAGCTCGTGCTGGTCAAGAAGTCCAACGCTGCCGAAGGCGCCAAGGTGGGCCTTGGCGACAGCAAGATCGAAGTACGCCGTACCGTGTGCACCCACTGTTCCGTCGGTTGTGCGGTAGATGCCGTGGTAGAGAACGGCGTGTGGGTGCGTCAGGAGCCCGTGTTCGACTCGCCCATCAACCTTGGGGCCCACTGCGCCAAGGGCGCGGCGCTGCGCGAGCACGGCCACGGCGAGTACCGCCTGCGCTACCCCATGAAGCTGGTCAACGGCAAGTACGAGCGCATCAGCTGGGACACGGCCCTGAACGAAATCACGGCCAAGATGCAGGAGCTGCGCAAGGCCAGCGGCCCTGACAGCGTGTACTTTGTGGGTTCGTCCAAGCACAACAACGAGCAGTCTTACCTGCTGCGCAAGTTCGTGAGCTTCTGGGGCACCAACAACTGCGACCACCAGGCGCGTATCTGCCATTCGACCACCGTGGCGGGCGTGGCCAATACATGGGGCTACGGCGCCATGACCAATTCGTACAACGACATGCAAAACAGCAAGGTCGCTCTGTACATCGGCTCCAACGCAGCTGAGGCCCACCCGGTGTCCATGCTGCACATGCTGCATGCCAAGGAAACCGGCTGCAAGATGATCGTGGTGGACCCGCGCTTCACCCGCACGGCCGCCAAGGCCGACGAGTATGTGCGCATTCGCTCAGGCACTGACATTCCTTTCCTGTTCGGTCTGCTCTATCACATCTTCAAGAACGGCTGGGAAGACAAGAAGTACATCAACGACCGTGTCTATGGCATGGACAAGGTGCGTGACGAAGTGCTGGCCAAGTGGACACCTGACAAGGTGGAAGAGGCCTGCGGCGTCAAGGAAGACCAGATGTTCAAGGTCGCCAAGATGCTGCACGACAACAACCCCGGCACCATCGTGTGGTGCATGGGGCAGACGCAGCACTCCATCGGTAACGCCATGGTGCGCGCCTCGTGCATCCTGCAACTGGCGCTGGGCAATGTGGGCAAGAGCGGTGGTGGCACCAACATCTTCCGTGGCCACGACAACGTGCAGGGCGCTACCGACGTGGGCCCCAACCCCGATTCGCTGCCCGGCTACTACGGCCTGGCCGAAGGCTCGTGGAAGCACTTTGCCAATGTGTGGGGTGTGGACTTCGAGTGGATCAAGAAGCAGTACGCATCGCCCGCGATGATGACCAAGAACGGCATCACCGTGTCGCGCTGGATCGACGGTGTGCTGGAGAACAACGAGCTGATCGACCAGGACTCCAACCTGCGCGGTGTGTTCTTCTGGGGCCATGCGCCCAACTCGCAGACGCGTGGCCTGGAGATGAAGCGCGCCATGGACAAGCTCGACCTGCTGGTGGTGGTGGACCCTTACCCATCGGCCACCGCTGCCATGGCCGCCATGCCGGGCAAGGCCGAAGACCTGAACCCCAACCGCGCGGTCTATCTGCTGCCGGCGGCCACGCAGTTTGAAACCAGTGGCTCGTGCACGGCCTCGAACCGCTCACTGCAGTGGCGCGAGAAGGTGATCGAACCCCTGTGGGAGAGCCGCTCCGATCACATGATCATGCACCAGTTCGCCGAAAAACTGGGCTTTGCCACCGAGCTGTCCAAGAACTACAAGATGCAGAAGGTCAAGGGCATGGACGAGCCCGTGCCCGAGGACATCCTGCGCGAAATCAACCGCAGCGTGTGGACCATTGGCTACACCGGCCAGAGCCCCGAACGCCTGAAGGCACACATGAAGAACATGCATGTGTTCGATGTAAAGACGCTCAAGGCCAAGGGCGGCAAGGACAAGGAAACAGGCTACGACTTTACCGGTGACTATTTTGGCCTGCCTTGGCCCTGCTATGGCACACCTGAAATCAAGCACCCAGGCTCGGCCAACCTGTACGACACCTCCAAGCATGTGATGGACGGCGGTGGCAACTTCCGGGCCAACTTCGGCGTGGAGAAGGACGGCGTCAACCTGCTGGCCGAGGATGGATCGCACTCGCTGGGCAGCGAGATCACCACGGGCTATCCGGAGTTCGACCATGTGCTGCTCAAGAAGCTCGGCTGGTGGGACGATCTCAGTGATGCCGAGAAGGCCAAGGCCGAAGGCAAGAACTGGAAGACCGACCCGACAGGCGCCATCATTCGTGTGACCATGAAGCATGGTTGCCACCCCTTTGGCAATGCCAAGGCCCGTGCCGTGGTCTGGAATTTCCCCGATGCGATTCCTCAGCACCGCGAGCCCATCTATGGCACGCGACCCGACCTCGTGGCCAAGTACCCCACGCACGACGACAAGAAGGCTTTCTGGCGTCTGCCCACGCTCTACAAGAGCCTGCAGGAGAAGAACGTCGCCGACAAGGTGTACGAGAAGTTCCCGCTGATCCTGAGCTCGGGTCGCCTGGTCGAATACGAAGGTGGCGGTGAAGAAACGCGCTCCAACCCCTGGCTGGCCGAATTGCAGCAAGAAGCATTCGTCGAAATCAACCCCAAGACCGCTGCGGACCGGGGCATTCGCAACGGCGAACGGGTATGGCTGAGTTCGCCGACGGGCGCGCGCATCAACGTGCAGGCGCTGGTTACCCCGCGTGTGGCACCCGATACGGTGTGGATGCCGTTCCACTTCTCGGGCCACTGGCAAGGTGCGGACATGCTGGCGTATTACCCCAAGGGTGCGGCGCCTGTGGTGCGCGGTGAGGCCGTGAACACGGCCACGACCTATGGCTACGACAGCGTGACCATGATGCAAGAAACCAAGACCACGATCTGCAACGTGGAACGCGCCTGA
- a CDS encoding 4Fe-4S binding protein gives MPLNAKALGAALHEDLTLHSTLCRRDAGVFQKAIRSGDDVVVACTQEQRLFGDLGQQTEGAVSPIRFVNIRETGGWSRDAAKASPKIAALLAAARLPDPPPVPTVTYKSTGRLLIIGPLDQAEQAAALVSDVLDVTLFTQGPGNAGGAQARRFPVLGGRITGLTGWLGAFELQWKADNPIDLDLCTRCNACVAACPENAIGLDYQIDLAACQSHRACVKVCQVAGAIDFTRDAAAQTERFDLVLDLRSPTATPTFLQHALPQGYLRWDGRSDGGYMATLLKLRELVGEFEKPRFFVYKQKLCAHSRNETVGCNACVDICSAEAVSSDKSRQQIKVNPNLCVGCGACTTVCPTGALTYAYPSATEQGTKLKTLLSTYTAAGGKDAVLLLHSQERGQALVEELGRAAQLKLAQGVPAHVIPVALWHTASTGVDLWLSAIAYGASQVVVLATHEEAPQYLDGLQAQMDVAQAILRGLGYTGTHVQLLRAAHPTELDAALQALGQTRQKTPAVAARFAVAQEKRSTLEMALDHLIEQAPMPVAERPEAIALPAMGSPLGTIEVNKDRCTLCLSCVSACPASALQDNPQLPQLRFIEKNCVQCGLCATTCPEDAITLQPRLLLSPERAQLRVLNEAKPWACVRCSKPFGTVKAIEAMLGKLAGHAMFQGEALERLKMCSDCRVIDLYSSQSETKVTDL, from the coding sequence ATGCCCCTCAACGCGAAGGCGTTGGGCGCGGCGCTGCATGAAGACCTGACCCTTCACTCCACCCTGTGTCGGCGCGACGCGGGGGTATTCCAAAAAGCCATCCGGTCGGGCGATGATGTGGTGGTGGCCTGCACGCAAGAGCAGCGCCTGTTTGGCGACCTGGGCCAGCAGACCGAAGGCGCGGTGTCGCCCATCCGGTTTGTGAACATCCGCGAAACTGGTGGCTGGAGCCGCGATGCCGCCAAGGCCAGCCCCAAGATCGCCGCGCTGTTGGCGGCCGCCCGGCTGCCCGACCCGCCGCCCGTGCCCACGGTCACCTACAAGAGCACCGGCCGCTTGCTCATCATCGGCCCGCTCGACCAGGCCGAGCAGGCGGCTGCTCTGGTGTCGGATGTGCTCGATGTCACCCTGTTCACCCAGGGCCCTGGCAACGCGGGGGGCGCGCAGGCGCGGCGCTTTCCGGTGCTGGGCGGGCGCATCACGGGCCTTACCGGCTGGCTGGGCGCGTTCGAGCTGCAATGGAAGGCCGACAACCCCATCGACCTGGACCTGTGCACGCGCTGCAACGCCTGCGTGGCGGCCTGCCCCGAGAACGCCATTGGCCTCGACTACCAGATTGACCTGGCCGCCTGCCAGTCGCACCGCGCCTGCGTGAAGGTGTGCCAGGTGGCGGGTGCCATCGACTTCACGCGCGATGCTGCCGCTCAGACCGAGCGCTTTGACCTGGTGCTGGACCTGCGCTCACCCACTGCCACGCCCACCTTCTTGCAGCACGCGCTGCCGCAGGGCTACCTGCGCTGGGATGGGCGGAGTGATGGGGGCTATATGGCCACGCTGCTCAAGCTGCGCGAACTGGTGGGCGAGTTCGAGAAGCCCAGGTTTTTTGTCTACAAGCAAAAACTCTGCGCCCACAGCCGCAACGAAACCGTGGGCTGCAACGCCTGCGTGGACATCTGCTCGGCCGAGGCCGTGAGCAGCGACAAGAGCCGCCAGCAAATCAAGGTGAACCCCAACCTGTGCGTGGGCTGCGGCGCCTGCACCACCGTGTGCCCCACGGGCGCGCTGACCTATGCCTACCCCAGTGCGACAGAGCAGGGCACCAAGCTCAAGACCCTGTTGTCCACCTACACCGCCGCAGGCGGCAAGGACGCCGTGCTGCTGCTGCACAGCCAAGAGCGCGGGCAGGCACTGGTGGAAGAGCTAGGCCGTGCCGCGCAGCTCAAACTGGCGCAGGGTGTGCCTGCCCACGTGATCCCGGTGGCGCTGTGGCACACGGCCAGCACCGGGGTGGACTTGTGGCTGAGCGCCATTGCCTACGGGGCTTCGCAGGTGGTGGTGCTGGCGACGCACGAAGAGGCGCCGCAGTACCTCGACGGCCTGCAGGCGCAGATGGATGTGGCGCAAGCCATCTTGCGGGGCCTGGGCTACACCGGCACGCATGTGCAACTGCTGCGCGCTGCGCACCCCACCGAGCTGGATGCCGCCTTGCAGGCTCTGGGCCAGACCCGTCAGAAGACCCCGGCCGTGGCCGCACGCTTTGCTGTGGCGCAGGAAAAACGCAGCACGCTGGAGATGGCGCTTGACCACCTCATCGAGCAGGCTCCAATGCCCGTGGCAGAGCGCCCAGAGGCCATCGCCTTGCCAGCCATGGGATCGCCTCTAGGCACCATCGAAGTCAACAAAGACCGCTGCACCCTGTGCCTGAGCTGCGTGAGCGCCTGCCCGGCGAGTGCGCTGCAGGACAATCCGCAGCTGCCGCAGCTGCGCTTTATCGAAAAGAACTGTGTGCAGTGTGGCCTGTGTGCCACCACTTGCCCGGAAGACGCCATCACCCTGCAGCCCCGTCTGCTCTTGAGTCCGGAGCGTGCGCAGCTGCGTGTGCTCAACGAGGCCAAGCCCTGGGCCTGCGTGCGCTGCAGCAAGCCGTTTGGCACGGTCAAAGCCATCGAGGCCATGCTGGGCAAACTGGCGGGCCATGCCATGTTCCAGGGTGAGGCGCTGGAGCGCCTGAAGATGTGCAGCGACTGCCGCGTGATTGACCTGTATTCCTCCCAAAGCGAAACGAAAGTGACGGACCTGTGA
- a CDS encoding formate dehydrogenase subunit gamma: MKHIMWTLALAAGLGWGPAGAQQAPATPDAAASAPAATAAAPAAGGFQSQNIFQIKPDASADPKYAEQTNGERMKVQPGNNAPMWRQVGQGVTGYSSLPKTQAPEAGNLIQPFVAYPGSRFTNAGEAWRQVRNQWVIPYGAALFAIVLLALGIFYFVKGPLGHDYPEGAAARRIERFTPFERAAHWANAFAFIALATSGIVMAFGKFFLLPVMGSTLFGWLTYALKNVHNFMGPLFAVSLLVIILTFVKDNIANRADFVWLSKGGGMLGGDHQVPSHRFNAGEKGLFWWGITIPGIFVVATGLVLDKLIPGFGDVRGDMQIAHMIHATLAIWMMALICGHIYMGTVGMRGAYKAMKTGYVSEAWAKEHHELWYDDVQAGKIARQRSAQQPAADAAATPSAGQPAQV, from the coding sequence ATGAAACACATCATGTGGACCCTGGCTTTGGCGGCAGGCCTGGGCTGGGGCCCTGCGGGTGCCCAGCAGGCTCCGGCAACGCCAGATGCCGCCGCATCTGCACCGGCTGCCACCGCCGCTGCCCCTGCAGCGGGCGGCTTCCAGAGCCAGAACATCTTCCAGATCAAACCCGACGCCAGCGCAGACCCCAAGTACGCCGAGCAGACCAATGGCGAGCGCATGAAGGTGCAGCCAGGCAACAACGCGCCCATGTGGCGCCAGGTGGGCCAGGGCGTGACGGGCTACAGCAGTCTGCCCAAGACCCAGGCCCCCGAAGCAGGCAACCTGATCCAGCCTTTTGTGGCATACCCCGGCTCGCGTTTTACCAACGCGGGCGAGGCGTGGCGCCAGGTGCGCAACCAGTGGGTCATTCCCTACGGTGCGGCCTTGTTCGCCATCGTCTTGCTGGCGCTGGGTATTTTCTACTTCGTCAAAGGTCCGCTGGGGCATGACTATCCTGAGGGGGCGGCCGCCCGCCGCATCGAACGCTTCACGCCGTTCGAGCGCGCTGCGCACTGGGCCAATGCTTTTGCGTTCATTGCGCTGGCCACCTCGGGCATCGTCATGGCGTTTGGCAAGTTCTTCCTGTTGCCGGTGATGGGGAGCACCCTGTTTGGGTGGCTGACCTACGCGCTCAAGAACGTGCACAACTTCATGGGCCCGCTGTTTGCCGTGTCGCTGCTCGTGATCATCCTCACCTTCGTCAAGGACAACATCGCCAACCGGGCCGACTTTGTCTGGCTCTCCAAGGGCGGTGGCATGTTGGGCGGTGACCACCAGGTTCCCTCGCACCGCTTCAATGCTGGCGAGAAGGGCCTCTTCTGGTGGGGCATCACCATCCCTGGCATCTTTGTGGTGGCCACGGGCCTGGTGCTTGACAAGCTCATCCCCGGCTTTGGTGATGTGCGTGGCGACATGCAGATCGCCCACATGATCCACGCCACCCTGGCCATCTGGATGATGGCGCTGATCTGTGGCCACATCTACATGGGCACCGTGGGCATGCGTGGTGCCTACAAGGCCATGAAGACGGGCTACGTGAGCGAGGCATGGGCCAAGGAGCACCACGAGCTCTGGTACGACGATGTCCAGGCGGGCAAGATTGCGCGCCAGCGCAGCGCCCAGCAACCGGCGGCCGATGCTGCTGCCACACCATCAGCGGGCCAGCCCGCGCAGGTATGA